One window of the Janthinobacterium sp. PAMC25594 genome contains the following:
- a CDS encoding nucleoside recognition domain-containing protein has protein sequence MALNYIWSGFFLVGFLAAVLQWLFLGDNDIFKRIIDGTFETARMGVMDIALPLAGVMTLWLGIMNIGEKAGIVGWLAKVIAPFFSRIFPEIPKDHPATGHMVMNFSANLLGLDNAATPFGLKAMESLQTLNPNKEEATNAQIMFLVLHTSGLTLIPLAIMAQRSILGAADPSDIFIPCMIATYVATVVGIITVSIKQRINLLNRVVLSWMGGMTSAIVAMIWYFTQYLTKQEIELVSKVVSNLVLISVIAIFIIGALRKKVNVYDAFIEGAKGGIQTSITVIPYLVGMLVAISVIRNAGVFNFLMSGMNWFFANLGINTDFVPALPTAMMKPLSGSGSKAMMIDAMNTYGVDSFVGRLACVFQGSADTTFYIVALYFGSVGIRKTRYAITAGLIADFAGVVTAVFVAYVFFH, from the coding sequence ATGGCACTTAATTACATCTGGTCCGGCTTTTTCCTCGTTGGCTTCCTGGCCGCGGTGCTGCAGTGGCTGTTTCTCGGCGATAACGATATCTTCAAGCGCATCATCGACGGCACGTTTGAAACGGCGCGCATGGGTGTGATGGATATCGCCCTGCCGCTGGCGGGCGTGATGACCTTATGGCTGGGCATCATGAACATTGGTGAAAAAGCGGGCATCGTCGGCTGGCTGGCGAAAGTGATCGCGCCCTTCTTTTCGCGCATCTTCCCGGAAATTCCGAAAGACCATCCGGCGACCGGACACATGGTGATGAATTTCTCGGCCAACCTGCTGGGTCTGGACAATGCGGCCACGCCGTTCGGTTTAAAAGCCATGGAAAGCCTGCAAACCCTGAATCCGAACAAGGAAGAGGCGACGAATGCGCAAATCATGTTTTTGGTGCTGCACACCTCGGGCCTGACCCTGATTCCGCTGGCCATCATGGCGCAGCGCTCCATCCTCGGCGCAGCCGACCCGTCCGACATCTTTATCCCCTGCATGATCGCCACCTATGTGGCCACTGTGGTCGGCATCATCACGGTGTCCATCAAGCAACGCATTAACCTGCTCAACCGCGTCGTCCTGAGCTGGATGGGCGGCATGACGAGCGCCATCGTCGCCATGATCTGGTATTTCACGCAATATCTGACGAAACAGGAAATCGAGCTGGTGTCCAAGGTGGTCAGCAATCTGGTGTTGATCAGCGTCATTGCCATCTTCATCATCGGCGCCCTGCGCAAGAAGGTGAACGTGTATGACGCCTTCATCGAAGGGGCGAAAGGCGGTATCCAGACCTCGATTACCGTGATTCCCTACTTGGTCGGCATGCTGGTGGCCATCAGCGTGATCCGCAACGCGGGCGTGTTCAATTTCCTGATGAGCGGCATGAACTGGTTCTTCGCCAACCTGGGCATCAATACGGACTTCGTGCCCGCCCTGCCGACGGCCATGATGAAGCCGCTCAGCGGCTCCGGCTCGAAAGCCATGATGATCGACGCCATGAATACCTACGGCGTCGATTCCTTCGTCGGCCGCCTGGCCTGCGTCTTCCAGGGCTCGGCCGACACCACCTTCTATATCGTGGCCCTGTACTTCGGTTCCGTCGGCATCCGCAAGACGCGCTATGCGATCACGGCCGGCCTGATCGCCGATTTCGCTGGCGTGGTCACGGCCGTCTTTGTCGCCTACGTCTTTTTCCATTAA
- a CDS encoding TonB-dependent receptor yields the protein MKLKKLAQLVALMGVVGPVMAQDAAAPAMQRVEVTGSSIKRVAKEGALPVQVISFEQMEKQGITTAEQLVRTLSANGTGAENMTSGNNVFGADADRLAGGASFASLRGLGPGATLVLLNGRRVATHGASGRAVDLNSIPLGAISRVEILKDGASAIYGTDAIGGVINFILKTNYSGVEASVSTNDTQAGGGATRRASILAGTGSLEEDRYNIMVSLTVDKAQRLNGSDRSFVNGYQPGRGLSPDTTGTPFANQMAGAGTALGTAFQLPGDPNQYLQANPLSFQGKCDSVAGMSQYQTALWKDVTSPLRTKYSCAYDYGADYVLQFPVERANFLSRGTFKLAPDHRMFVEALGSRTKATAILTPMQVQTSIANKAVYPVGGAYYQDLSAYIPSFDKTKPIAYKWRANDVGNRTQENTTDNARVLLGFEGNFGKWDYKTGVSYAQSTTKTKLTDGYSYTDKLYAALGTGIINPWVGAGQSQTEAAKQLIESTKFRGAFQHGKTTLTQIDGAVSGELFQLPAGAVAMAAGFDLRREGYSFGQDVDANLILLAPGNAALKDVSRNVKAVYAELLVPIMKDLEMQLAVRRDDYSQVGATTNPKIALRYQPADFVLFRASTSKGFLAPSFDQLYSGVLTQELPNGVKDPEGCIKHPGVKEYCSIDRLSYTTGGNLNLKPETSKQGSVGIVIEPVKGYSASFDYWAINTQDQLLKRTPQVVLANYQALNQYIFRKADGTIDYVQAGWFNAGGSRVRGLDVSLRGEGKVQDVKWTATLDGTYMDSFKFAEYKGQEYKELVGNFYTRDLYLRWKHNASFGVSRGDWSGLLIQSFASGYKDQVPNDGKGTPPPGFKADVSSYTTYNLSGTYTGFKNTTLTLGIQNLFDRDPPFTAHNVDEVVGAGWDPRVADPRGRGFTFQLKYKFL from the coding sequence GTGAAATTGAAGAAACTAGCGCAGTTGGTGGCATTGATGGGGGTGGTGGGGCCGGTGATGGCACAGGACGCGGCGGCGCCAGCGATGCAACGGGTTGAGGTGACGGGTAGCAGCATCAAGCGCGTGGCCAAGGAAGGCGCGCTGCCGGTGCAAGTCATCAGCTTTGAGCAGATGGAAAAGCAGGGCATCACGACGGCCGAGCAACTGGTGCGTACCCTGTCGGCGAATGGAACGGGCGCCGAGAACATGACTTCGGGCAATAACGTCTTTGGCGCCGACGCGGACCGCCTGGCCGGCGGCGCTTCGTTCGCCTCGCTGCGCGGGCTGGGACCGGGCGCGACCCTGGTGCTGCTGAACGGCCGCCGCGTCGCCACGCATGGCGCCAGTGGCCGCGCTGTCGACTTGAATTCCATTCCGCTCGGGGCAATCTCGCGCGTGGAAATCCTCAAGGATGGCGCCTCGGCCATCTACGGCACGGACGCCATCGGCGGCGTGATCAATTTCATTCTGAAAACCAATTACAGCGGGGTGGAAGCCTCCGTTTCTACCAACGACACGCAAGCGGGCGGCGGCGCCACGCGCCGCGCTTCCATCCTGGCCGGCACGGGCTCGCTGGAAGAAGACCGCTACAACATCATGGTCAGTTTGACGGTCGACAAAGCACAGCGCCTGAACGGCAGCGACCGCTCCTTCGTCAATGGCTACCAGCCGGGCCGCGGCCTGTCGCCGGACACCACGGGCACGCCGTTTGCCAACCAGATGGCGGGGGCCGGCACGGCGTTGGGCACCGCGTTCCAGCTGCCTGGCGACCCGAATCAATACCTGCAAGCCAATCCCCTGAGCTTCCAGGGCAAGTGCGACAGCGTCGCCGGCATGTCGCAATACCAGACGGCACTGTGGAAAGACGTGACGTCGCCGTTGCGCACCAAGTATTCCTGCGCCTACGACTATGGCGCCGACTATGTGCTGCAATTCCCTGTAGAACGGGCCAATTTCCTGTCGCGCGGCACGTTCAAGCTGGCGCCCGACCACCGCATGTTTGTCGAAGCGCTCGGTTCGCGCACCAAGGCCACGGCGATTTTGACGCCGATGCAGGTGCAGACGAGCATTGCCAACAAGGCCGTCTACCCCGTGGGCGGCGCGTATTACCAGGATTTGTCGGCCTACATCCCGTCGTTCGACAAGACCAAGCCAATTGCCTACAAATGGCGCGCGAATGACGTGGGCAACCGCACGCAGGAAAACACCACCGACAATGCGCGTGTACTGCTGGGTTTTGAAGGCAACTTCGGCAAGTGGGATTACAAGACTGGCGTTTCCTACGCACAGAGCACCACCAAGACCAAGCTGACCGATGGCTATTCCTACACGGACAAGTTGTACGCGGCCCTGGGGACAGGGATCATCAATCCGTGGGTGGGCGCGGGCCAGAGCCAGACGGAAGCGGCCAAACAATTGATCGAGTCGACCAAGTTCCGTGGCGCCTTCCAGCATGGCAAGACGACTCTCACCCAGATCGATGGCGCCGTTTCCGGTGAGCTGTTCCAGCTGCCTGCTGGCGCCGTGGCGATGGCGGCCGGTTTTGATTTGCGCCGCGAGGGCTACAGTTTCGGACAGGATGTCGATGCCAACCTGATTCTGTTGGCGCCAGGAAATGCTGCATTGAAGGATGTCAGCCGCAACGTCAAGGCCGTGTATGCCGAGTTGCTGGTACCCATCATGAAAGACCTGGAAATGCAGCTGGCCGTGCGTCGTGATGATTACAGCCAGGTGGGCGCCACCACGAATCCGAAGATTGCCTTGCGTTACCAGCCGGCCGACTTCGTCCTGTTCCGCGCCTCGACCAGCAAGGGCTTCCTGGCACCGAGTTTCGACCAGCTCTATTCAGGTGTATTGACGCAGGAATTGCCGAATGGTGTGAAAGATCCGGAAGGCTGTATCAAGCATCCCGGCGTGAAGGAATATTGCAGCATCGATCGTCTCAGCTACACGACGGGCGGCAACCTGAACCTGAAGCCGGAGACGTCAAAGCAGGGCAGCGTCGGCATCGTCATCGAACCGGTCAAGGGTTACTCCGCCTCGTTTGATTACTGGGCCATCAATACCCAGGACCAGCTCCTGAAACGCACGCCGCAAGTCGTGCTGGCCAATTACCAGGCGCTGAACCAGTATATTTTCCGCAAGGCCGATGGCACCATCGATTATGTACAAGCGGGTTGGTTCAATGCGGGGGGCAGCCGCGTGCGCGGCCTGGACGTGAGCTTGCGCGGCGAAGGCAAGGTCCAGGACGTGAAATGGACGGCGACCCTGGACGGTACGTACATGGACAGCTTTAAATTTGCCGAATACAAGGGGCAAGAATACAAGGAGCTGGTCGGCAATTTCTACACGCGTGATTTGTACTTGCGCTGGAAACACAATGCCAGCTTCGGTGTCTCGCGCGGCGACTGGAGCGGCTTGCTGATCCAGAGTTTTGCTTCCGGCTACAAGGACCAGGTACCGAATGACGGCAAGGGCACGCCGCCGCCGGGCTTCAAGGCCGATGTGTCCAGCTACACCACGTATAACTTGTCGGGCACGTACACGGGCTTCAAGAATACGACCTTGACCCTGGGCATCCAGAACCTGTTCGACCGCGATCCACCATTCACCGCGCACAACGTGGATGAAGTGGTGGGCGCCGGCTGGGATCCGCGCGTGGCCGACCCGCGCGGCCGCGGCTTCACCTTCCAGCTGAAGTACAAGTTCCTGTAA
- a CDS encoding acyl-CoA dehydrogenase family protein: protein MILNEEQTMIQEALRSFSRERLAPNAARWDKEHHFPKEELQELAALGAFGVAVPEALGGAGLDYVSLALVLEEIAAGDGGTSTIISVNNCPVCSIAMMYANDAQKEQWLRPLAQGAMLGAFCLTEPHTGSDASALRTTATRDGNAYVINGTKQFITSGKYADVAIVMAVTDKAAGKRGISAFWVPTNTPGYIVAGLEQKMGQHSSDTAQILFDNCRIPAENLIGEEGQGYKIALSGLEGGRIGIASQAVGMARAAYEAALSYARERESFGKPIYEHQAVQFRLADMATQIEAARQLIRHAAAMKDAGLPCLKEAAMAKLFASEMAEKVCSDAIQVHGGYGYVSDFPVERIYRDVRVCQIYEGTSDIQKILIARAL, encoded by the coding sequence ATGATACTCAATGAAGAACAGACCATGATCCAGGAAGCGCTGCGCAGTTTTTCGCGCGAGCGCCTGGCGCCCAACGCGGCCCGCTGGGACAAGGAACATCATTTCCCGAAGGAAGAATTGCAGGAACTGGCCGCGCTGGGCGCCTTTGGCGTGGCCGTGCCGGAAGCGCTCGGTGGCGCCGGCCTCGACTACGTGTCGCTGGCCCTGGTGCTGGAAGAAATCGCCGCCGGTGATGGCGGCACGTCGACCATCATTTCCGTCAACAATTGCCCCGTGTGCAGCATCGCCATGATGTATGCCAACGATGCACAGAAAGAACAGTGGCTGCGTCCGCTGGCGCAAGGCGCCATGCTGGGGGCGTTTTGCCTGACGGAACCGCACACGGGCAGCGATGCCTCGGCCCTGCGCACCACGGCCACCCGCGACGGCAATGCGTACGTCATCAACGGCACGAAACAATTCATTACCAGCGGCAAGTATGCGGACGTGGCCATCGTCATGGCCGTCACCGACAAGGCGGCCGGCAAGCGCGGCATCAGCGCCTTCTGGGTGCCGACGAACACGCCCGGCTACATCGTGGCGGGACTGGAACAGAAGATGGGTCAGCATTCGTCGGACACGGCGCAAATCCTGTTCGACAACTGCCGCATCCCGGCGGAAAATTTAATCGGCGAAGAAGGACAAGGCTACAAGATCGCCCTGTCCGGCCTGGAAGGCGGACGCATCGGCATCGCTTCGCAAGCCGTGGGCATGGCGCGCGCCGCGTACGAAGCGGCCTTGAGCTACGCGCGCGAGCGCGAGAGTTTCGGCAAACCCATCTATGAACACCAGGCCGTGCAATTCCGCCTGGCCGACATGGCCACGCAGATCGAAGCGGCGCGCCAGCTGATCCGCCACGCGGCGGCCATGAAGGATGCGGGCCTGCCGTGCCTGAAGGAAGCGGCCATGGCCAAGCTGTTTGCGTCGGAAATGGCGGAAAAGGTCTGTTCGGACGCCATCCAGGTGCACGGCGGCTACGGTTATGTGTCCGATTTCCCCGTCGAACGCATCTACCGCGACGTGCGCGTGTGCCAGATTTACGAGGGCACCAGCGATATCCAGAAGATACTCATCGCCAGAGCTTTGTAA
- a CDS encoding ABC transporter substrate-binding protein gives MFLRKTACAASLALLTLFSVPGIAATDARANKTLHLFLSTSETGLDPAVASDLASLNLMENIFDPLLRYDYLTRPVQLQGNTARGLPTVEDGGRTYLFHLQPGIFFTPDPAFKGRPREVTAQDYVYSLTRLYDPGLKSPWLFLLEDKLVGDAALKAKFSYDTPIAGLQALDKYTLRIRLNAIDPNFLFYLAMPATAVVAREVAEAYPAAGQIGNHPVGTGPFLVKEWKRSDKIVLQANPTFRATVFHTEAKALAALPVDVRAIATALEGKRLPLVERIEVRIVEEYQSRMLGFLKGEFDYLEQVPESMTDMVLENGALKPALAAKGLQLTRFPVLQTYYMWMNMDDPVLGGTSKDKLALRRAIALSYNSREDIALLKKGLALPAQSPLPPNVLGYDKAYRSPVGYDPALARALLDRFGYKVGVDGFRTQPDGTPLLLTMHTEPSTVGRLRDELWRRNLNAIGLRVEFKSDKKTEIIKASRLGKVQMFETNWIADFPDGDNFMQLLYGGNVGRANYARFNLPDYNKRYEEARLLSDTPRRRSLYFDLFQLIHAYTPWVLLTHPISADLQQPWLKNYRRHPVEFTSWRYLDVDPAKGRPAGK, from the coding sequence ATGTTTTTACGCAAAACCGCCTGCGCCGCCAGCCTGGCCCTGTTGACGCTTTTTAGCGTGCCCGGCATTGCCGCCACCGATGCCCGCGCGAACAAGACCTTGCACTTGTTCTTGAGCACCAGCGAGACGGGCCTGGACCCGGCCGTGGCCTCGGACCTGGCCAGCCTGAATTTGATGGAAAATATTTTTGACCCGCTCTTGCGCTATGACTACCTGACGCGTCCGGTGCAGCTGCAGGGCAATACGGCGCGCGGCTTGCCCACCGTGGAAGATGGCGGACGCACGTATCTGTTTCACTTGCAGCCTGGTATTTTCTTCACCCCCGATCCCGCCTTCAAGGGCCGGCCGCGCGAAGTGACGGCGCAGGATTATGTCTACAGCCTGACGCGCCTGTATGACCCCGGCCTGAAGTCGCCGTGGCTGTTCTTGCTGGAGGACAAGCTGGTGGGCGATGCGGCCCTGAAAGCCAAATTCAGCTACGACACGCCGATCGCCGGCTTGCAGGCGCTGGACAAATACACCTTGCGCATCCGCCTCAACGCCATCGACCCGAACTTCCTGTTTTACCTGGCCATGCCGGCGACTGCCGTGGTGGCGCGCGAAGTGGCCGAAGCGTACCCGGCGGCAGGGCAGATCGGTAATCACCCCGTGGGCACGGGGCCGTTCCTGGTCAAGGAATGGAAGCGCAGCGACAAGATCGTGCTGCAAGCCAATCCGACTTTCCGTGCCACCGTGTTCCATACCGAGGCCAAGGCGCTGGCCGCCTTGCCGGTCGACGTGCGCGCCATCGCCACTGCGCTGGAAGGCAAGCGCTTACCGCTGGTCGAGCGTATCGAAGTGCGCATCGTCGAGGAATATCAATCGCGCATGCTGGGTTTCCTGAAAGGCGAATTCGATTACCTGGAACAAGTGCCGGAATCGATGACGGACATGGTGCTGGAAAACGGCGCCCTGAAACCGGCGCTGGCCGCCAAGGGCTTGCAACTGACGCGCTTTCCCGTGCTGCAGACGTATTACATGTGGATGAACATGGACGACCCCGTGCTGGGTGGCACGAGCAAGGACAAGCTGGCCCTGCGGCGCGCCATCGCCCTCAGCTACAACAGCCGCGAAGACATCGCCTTATTAAAAAAGGGGCTGGCCTTGCCGGCGCAGTCGCCGCTGCCGCCGAATGTGCTCGGTTACGACAAGGCTTACCGCAGCCCCGTCGGCTACGATCCGGCGCTGGCGCGCGCCTTGCTGGACCGCTTCGGCTACAAGGTGGGCGTCGATGGTTTCCGCACGCAGCCCGATGGCACGCCCTTGCTGCTGACCATGCACACGGAGCCGAGCACGGTGGGCCGGCTGCGCGATGAATTGTGGCGCCGCAACCTGAACGCCATCGGCCTGCGCGTGGAGTTCAAAAGCGACAAGAAGACGGAAATCATCAAGGCGTCGCGCCTGGGCAAGGTGCAGATGTTCGAGACCAACTGGATCGCCGACTTCCCCGATGGTGATAACTTTATGCAATTGTTGTATGGCGGCAACGTTGGCCGCGCCAACTATGCCCGCTTCAATTTGCCCGATTACAATAAACGCTATGAGGAGGCGCGCCTGCTATCCGATACGCCGCGCCGACGCAGTCTGTACTTCGACCTGTTTCAGCTGATCCACGCTTACACGCCGTGGGTGCTGCTGACGCATCCCATCTCTGCCGACCTGCAGCAACCGTGGCTAAAAAACTACAGGCGCCACCCCGTGGAATTCACGTCCTGGCGCTATCTGGACGTCGATCCCGCCAAGGGCCGCCCCGCAGGCAAGTGA
- a CDS encoding YihY/virulence factor BrkB family protein, whose product MINRHASTYILSHPLAFALQVLKGFRANQGLLLAGAVAYYSLLSIVPLLMLVVVALSHVIAQDELLQTIGHYLEWLVPGQSKAIVGEIAHFLDNRGVMGWLLLLTMLFFSSLAFTVLENAMSVIFIHRVAIRRRHFLISAVLPYCYILCLGVGILLITLVAGGLQVMGEESVRFLRHDWGLEGVSGVLLYLLGLGGEILVLSSIYLVMPVGRLSITHALIGGVTAALLWEIARHVLVWYFSTLSQVNVVYGSMTTAIVVMFSLEIGATLLLLGAQVISEYERVARGGEEDKPLALRT is encoded by the coding sequence ATGATCAACCGCCACGCCAGTACCTACATCCTCAGCCACCCGCTGGCCTTCGCGCTGCAGGTGCTGAAGGGTTTCCGCGCCAACCAGGGCTTGCTGCTGGCGGGCGCCGTCGCGTATTACTCGCTGCTGTCCATCGTGCCCTTGCTGATGCTGGTGGTGGTGGCCCTGTCGCACGTGATCGCGCAGGACGAATTGCTGCAAACAATCGGCCATTACCTGGAGTGGCTGGTGCCGGGACAATCGAAGGCCATCGTGGGCGAGATCGCACATTTTCTCGACAACCGGGGCGTGATGGGCTGGCTGTTGCTGCTGACCATGCTGTTTTTCAGTTCCTTGGCGTTTACCGTGCTGGAAAACGCCATGAGCGTGATTTTCATTCACCGCGTCGCCATCCGCCGCCGCCATTTCCTCATTTCCGCCGTGCTGCCGTACTGCTACATCCTGTGCCTGGGCGTGGGTATCCTGCTCATCACGCTGGTGGCGGGCGGCTTGCAGGTGATGGGCGAGGAAAGCGTGCGCTTCCTGCGCCACGACTGGGGCCTGGAAGGCGTGTCCGGCGTGCTGCTGTATCTGCTGGGGCTGGGGGGAGAAATCCTCGTGCTCAGCTCGATTTACCTGGTCATGCCGGTGGGAAGATTATCGATTACGCATGCGCTGATCGGCGGCGTGACGGCGGCCCTGCTGTGGGAAATCGCCCGCCACGTGCTGGTCTGGTATTTTTCCACCTTGTCGCAGGTGAATGTCGTGTATGGCTCGATGACGACGGCCATCGTCGTCATGTTCAGCCTGGAAATCGGCGCCACCCTGCTACTGCTGGGCGCGCAAGTGATTTCCGAATACGAAAGAGTGGCGCGTGGCGGCGAAGAGGACAAGCCGCTGGCGCTAAGGACTTGA
- the dacB gene encoding D-alanyl-D-alanine carboxypeptidase/D-alanyl-D-alanine-endopeptidase codes for MLRPVLMAALLAGLGLSTAHAQLPESVSLLLRSANIPEDAMGAIVLRGNATVLSHGAERSMQPASTMKLVTTAVGLEQLGPIFRGRTELRTSADVINGVLKGDLILRGGADTDFNADVLAHMLQTLRNQGIVKIKGDLILDRQLFQPARPDIGTPPFDESAEFRYNVIPDALLLNTNLLDINMNSTDRQLSILMQPPLENVSITSDMKLVKGSCAKWEDGWHPPEYRRDASGKLQVILHGTFPQNCSKATSINVLDRNDYADRLFRATWKRLGGTITGTVREAPFTGLPPTAEPVGTRMLADHVARALPEVLRDINKTSDNTLARTLFLSLGSLQSDNWLGSRPVAMAAPEDTANRARLVIQEWFQRHHIDTQGMLVDNGSGLSRTGRIAPAQMAGVLQAMQQSPWAPEFQSSLPIVALDGTMRKRLLNSPAAARARIKTGTLKNVVAIAGYVPDANNQLCVVVAMINSDLVGNGNGRAAVDALIEWVARSGATPVVAGQ; via the coding sequence ATGTTACGTCCTGTTCTGATGGCTGCGCTGTTGGCGGGTCTTGGCCTGTCGACTGCCCACGCGCAATTGCCCGAATCCGTCAGCCTGCTGCTGCGCAGCGCGAATATTCCCGAAGACGCCATGGGCGCCATCGTTTTGCGTGGCAACGCCACCGTGCTGTCGCACGGCGCCGAGCGCAGCATGCAGCCCGCTTCCACCATGAAGCTGGTGACGACGGCCGTGGGCCTGGAGCAATTGGGCCCCATCTTCCGCGGCCGCACGGAATTGCGCACCAGCGCCGACGTCATCAATGGCGTGCTGAAAGGCGACTTGATCCTGCGTGGCGGCGCCGACACGGATTTCAACGCGGACGTGCTGGCACACATGCTGCAAACCCTGCGCAACCAGGGCATCGTCAAAATCAAGGGCGACCTGATTCTGGACCGCCAGTTGTTCCAGCCAGCCCGGCCCGATATCGGTACGCCGCCCTTCGATGAGTCGGCCGAGTTCCGCTACAACGTCATTCCCGATGCCTTGTTGCTGAACACCAATTTGCTCGATATCAACATGAACTCGACGGATCGGCAATTGAGCATCCTGATGCAGCCGCCGCTGGAGAACGTCAGCATCACCAGCGACATGAAGCTGGTCAAGGGCAGCTGTGCCAAATGGGAAGACGGTTGGCACCCGCCCGAATACCGGCGCGATGCGAGCGGCAAGCTGCAGGTGATCTTGCACGGCACCTTCCCGCAAAACTGCAGCAAGGCCACCAGCATCAATGTGCTCGACCGCAACGATTATGCGGACCGCTTGTTCCGTGCCACCTGGAAACGCCTGGGCGGCACGATCACGGGCACGGTGCGCGAAGCGCCATTTACGGGCTTGCCGCCGACGGCCGAGCCGGTCGGCACGCGCATGCTGGCCGACCATGTGGCGCGGGCCTTGCCGGAAGTCTTGCGCGATATCAACAAGACGTCCGACAACACTCTGGCCCGCACCCTGTTCCTCAGCCTGGGCAGCTTGCAGAGCGATAACTGGCTGGGCAGCCGCCCCGTCGCCATGGCGGCGCCGGAAGATACGGCCAATCGGGCGCGACTGGTCATCCAGGAATGGTTCCAGCGGCACCATATCGACACCCAGGGCATGCTGGTCGACAACGGCTCCGGCTTGTCGCGCACGGGACGCATTGCGCCAGCACAAATGGCTGGCGTGCTGCAAGCGATGCAGCAAAGTCCGTGGGCGCCCGAGTTCCAGTCCAGCCTGCCCATCGTGGCGCTGGACGGCACCATGCGCAAGCGCCTGCTGAACAGCCCAGCCGCCGCGCGCGCCCGCATCAAGACGGGGACATTAAAAAATGTGGTCGCCATTGCCGGCTACGTGCCTGATGCCAACAACCAGTTATGCGTGGTGGTCGCCATGATCAATAGCGACCTGGTGGGCAATGGCAATGGCCGCGCCGCCGTCGATGCGCTGATCGAGTGGGTGGCCAGGAGCGGCGCGACGCCTGTGGTTGCCGGTCAATAA
- a CDS encoding LD-carboxypeptidase — MSSQTNLSRRRFGGLLAATVGAAGTPAWAAAAQGKGKRMQQHHALIKPARLRDGDLVAIIAPGGFTDEDAIAQAVRNIESLGLRASLGANIRAVHGNYAGTVRQRLDDLHAAFADPEVKAIWAIRGGSGCISLLALLDYALIQRNPKVLIGYSDITALHLAIASQTGLVTFHGPVASSTFSDYTVTQLRNVLMTPQDSYTIPMALDNHRRAQTQPNFAIRTVHGGQATGRLTGGNLCLVSALAGTPYAADFREHILFLEEINEVPYRIDRMLCQLDLSVGFKHAAALMLGIFEHCEAAEGDTALSLDATLDQHLQPLRVPAVSGYSFGHIRHQFTLPMGILATLDADRQTLTLLEPAVC, encoded by the coding sequence ATGTCGAGTCAGACCAATCTCAGCCGGCGCCGCTTCGGCGGCTTGCTGGCCGCCACCGTGGGGGCGGCAGGCACACCGGCGTGGGCGGCGGCCGCGCAAGGGAAGGGCAAACGCATGCAACAGCACCACGCATTGATCAAACCGGCGCGCCTGCGCGACGGCGACCTGGTCGCCATTATCGCACCGGGCGGTTTTACGGATGAAGACGCCATCGCCCAGGCCGTGCGCAATATCGAATCGCTGGGGCTGCGCGCCAGCCTGGGCGCGAATATCCGCGCCGTGCACGGCAACTATGCGGGCACGGTGCGGCAGCGCCTCGACGACCTGCACGCGGCGTTCGCCGATCCCGAGGTCAAGGCGATCTGGGCCATCCGTGGCGGCTCCGGCTGCATTTCGCTGCTGGCGCTGCTCGACTACGCCTTGATCCAGCGCAATCCGAAAGTGCTGATCGGCTATTCCGACATCACGGCCCTGCACCTGGCCATCGCCAGCCAGACGGGCCTGGTGACCTTCCACGGCCCCGTGGCCTCATCCACGTTTTCCGACTACACGGTGACGCAGCTGCGTAACGTGCTGATGACGCCGCAAGACAGCTACACGATTCCGATGGCCTTGGACAACCACCGCCGCGCGCAGACGCAGCCGAACTTCGCCATCCGCACCGTGCATGGCGGCCAGGCGACGGGACGCTTGACGGGCGGCAACCTGTGCCTGGTCAGCGCGCTGGCCGGCACGCCGTATGCGGCCGATTTCCGCGAGCATATCCTTTTCCTCGAAGAAATCAATGAAGTGCCGTACCGCATCGACCGCATGCTGTGCCAGCTCGACCTTTCCGTCGGTTTCAAGCACGCGGCGGCCTTGATGCTGGGCATTTTCGAGCATTGCGAGGCGGCCGAGGGCGATACTGCGCTGAGCCTCGATGCTACCCTGGACCAGCATTTGCAGCCTTTACGCGTACCGGCCGTCAGCGGCTACTCGTTTGGCCACATCCGCCACCAGTTCACGCTACCTATGGGTATATTGGCGACCCTGGATGCGGACCGGCAAACCTTGACCTTGCTGGAGCCGGCCGTCTGCTAG